Sequence from the Longibacter salinarum genome:
GCTTGTCACGTAGGCTCGATCTCCGTTCACGGCGACGTAACGCGGGTTGGGAATACCCGTGATTTGGCCAATACGCTCATTCGTTGGGGTGTCGTAGATGTCGACCGTAGCCGTTTCTCCGAACACGACGAAGAGCCGTCCGCGAGGTCCGACCTCGATGCTCTGAATGTAAGACGAAAACCCGGCCTGACCAGCAGGAGGAAGCGTTTGAAGAGCTTCGGTCTGCGGATTGAAGATGGTCAGCGAACTGTTCGCATTGCCAAACGCACCACCGTTGGCGATGTAGACCCCAGATGTTACGACCGTCATAGAGTCATCTTCGGTGAGGTCGCATCCGGTAAAGAGAAGGAACAGAGAAAGGAGGGAGAGTAGCGAAACTGTGCGCATATTCGAGAAACGAAGTAAGGGGAGAGGGTTACCGACCGGACACGTTCGTTAGAGCGTGTGTCATTTCAGCATTCCACGGCGCGGCTGCTCAGACGTGTACGGCAGTATGCGGGAATGGGAGTGTGAGAGGGCCTCATGTTTGACCATAACGCCGTATTTTCGGAACGCATGAGACGCGCGAGGTCCGTTTTTCGATGACATACGAAGACATTCCGGTTTGATATCAAAACAGTCCGGTAGATAGGGAAGGGGGCTAGAGTTCGACCATGAGTCGAACGTGAAGGTGGCGAGGAGGCATGGGACGGTTGCCGACGGTGCGGTAGTCGGCCCCGGTGAGGTTGTCCGCGCGCAGGCTAAGTTGCGCGCGAAGCGAGTCGAAGGTGTGCGTGACCCGAATCTGGGCATCCGTCACGATGTACGCGTCGAGATAGCGAGAGCCTGTGCTGCTGATGTATCGGCGACCGGTATAGCGGGCATTCAGATCCAGCGCCACCGGGCCGTACGTGAGGGTACCATGCCATTTCGCCTGCTCCCGTGGAAGGTAGCGCAGGGGAGCATTGTACGATGCTGTACCGGGCTGGGAGCGATTCCGCGCATCTGTGTACGTGTAGGTAAGCCCGGTGTCGACCGTCCAGCGTTCGGTCAGCGAGAGTCGCGTTCCACTGGAGAACTCGACGCCGCGAGCGATAACGCGCTGTTCGTTTTCGGGAGACCACGAACCGGAGCGCACGGGCGACCAAATGATTTGGTCGTGTCTCCAGTTGTGGAAGACGGTCGCCTCTGCGTGCCACGCCGGTTGTTGCCAGTGGACACCAGCGTCTGCGCTCCATCCGCGTTCCGGTTGAAGGTCGGGATTACCGCCGGGTTGCCAGAAGCGGTCGTTGAAGGTGGGCATCCGGAACGTGCTTCCGACGTGCGCCTTGAGACGCAGGCTCTCCCAGGTCGATATCGGTTGGAAATTTGCACCCATGCGAGGGCTCATCGCGGTACGGGTCCGTGCCGCCGGCGGTACGTACAAATCGATTCGGATCGCGGGAAAAAGACGGAGCCGGCCGAAGGTGCCGATCGCGCTCGTAAACGCTCCGGCATGCCATTGATGTGCATCGTCCTGCAGGTTCGGATGGCGAGCGAGGGAGACATCCCCGTTGATGCCGGAGGTCGCGAGCCAGCGGGAACCGATGGGAACGCGCCCTTCGACATCGAAATTTGCCGTCCAGGTGCGTCCCGTATCGTCTACATTTTGCGACGGATTCCGATAGCGTAATTGCGTGTGTTGGACGAGCATGCTGCTTTCCAGTTGCCCCCAGCTAGCCTGTTGCTTGTCGCGGGCCCAGAAGCGGAACTGAGTATCCCACTGTCGCTCATCGCCTTCCACGGCGGCACCGGGGCGGGGAAGACCGCGCTCGGCGTGGGTGAACCACGCGGCAGTTTGCCATGGGTGCTTATCGTCGCCTCCCCTGACGGCTGCGTACCCCGTGTAGCGGGTCCGATCTG
This genomic interval carries:
- a CDS encoding TonB-dependent receptor plug domain-containing protein, whose translation is MDVRSTFWETVYRATVALLVSSLTACAWSLPLRAQSAANAQPVASAERTSSRDTSDIQWELSLPNVTVTATRLPTPALTSPARISVFDSTSIAQTGASSVSDLLEDRAGLHVRRYGETGIATMSLRGTGSAQTVVLLDGHAIADPQLGQLDLSLLPSTLIRSVEVMHGPASALYGSSGMGGAIHLQTVRPTEESIARASTFAGAYGERGGSLLTGTHAGSVSVVAAGEIRHSTNNFPYLDQASFPPQTVQRQNADRTRYTGYAAVRGGDDKHPWQTAAWFTHAERGLPRPGAAVEGDERQWDTQFRFWARDKQQASWGQLESSMLVQHTQLRYRNPSQNVDDTGRTWTANFDVEGRVPIGSRWLATSGINGDVSLARHPNLQDDAHQWHAGAFTSAIGTFGRLRLFPAIRIDLYVPPAARTRTAMSPRMGANFQPISTWESLRLKAHVGSTFRMPTFNDRFWQPGGNPDLQPERGWSADAGVHWQQPAWHAEATVFHNWRHDQIIWSPVRSGSWSPENEQRVIARGVEFSSGTRLSLTERWTVDTGLTYTYTDARNRSQPGTASYNAPLRYLPREQAKWHGTLTYGPVALDLNARYTGRRYISSTGSRYLDAYIVTDAQIRVTHTFDSLRAQLSLRADNLTGADYRTVGNRPMPPRHLHVRLMVEL